A part of Streptantibioticus cattleyicolor NRRL 8057 = DSM 46488 genomic DNA contains:
- a CDS encoding ferredoxin: MRITVDEEKCCGAGQCVLLAPDVFDQRDEDGVVVLLDAAPDASLHPVVREAATVCPAAAIHLDEEG; encoded by the coding sequence GTGAGGATCACCGTCGACGAGGAGAAGTGCTGCGGCGCCGGCCAGTGCGTGCTGCTCGCCCCCGATGTCTTCGACCAGCGTGACGAGGACGGCGTCGTCGTGCTGCTGGACGCGGCCCCGGACGCCTCGCTGCACCCCGTGGTGCGCGAGGCGGCCACGGTCTGCCCGGCCGCCGCGATACACCTGGACGAGGAGGGCTGA